One window of Caldisericum exile AZM16c01 genomic DNA carries:
- a CDS encoding DUF58 domain-containing protein, whose translation MKSLKTLFLKRKFPYSKIRITRQGILYILVLIIIGFAAFNSGNNMIYLIFAIALSLMGVSSYLAVRNLSHIDIKIESPQEIYVGKETFLSVILLNKEDRKKFVIDVELMGKNFHFDVVEKNEKKSNSFTFNKRGKFEIGKIKVRSSYPFGFFIREKEITSNEVFFVFPEIRDILISQKNSIQLNALRQENDGDFYSVDDYKEGIDARRISWKISAKLGEEKVIMFANSEGSNYTIVFNNSKKLFTEEGFEIVVVKIASLVYKLFHIRLNFDFISPKINLKCTNFEDYLRIMQYLSEVTREDNEPIRNTKGITYENIELI comes from the coding sequence ATGAAATCATTGAAAACATTGTTTTTGAAACGCAAGTTCCCATATAGTAAAATTAGGATAACTCGTCAAGGTATCCTCTACATATTAGTTTTGATAATTATAGGATTTGCGGCATTTAACTCGGGCAATAATATGATTTACCTTATTTTTGCAATTGCTTTATCGCTAATGGGAGTTTCTTCATATCTTGCGGTAAGGAATCTCTCTCATATTGATATTAAAATTGAATCCCCGCAAGAGATTTATGTAGGAAAAGAAACTTTCCTCTCTGTTATATTGTTAAACAAAGAAGATAGGAAAAAGTTTGTTATTGATGTTGAACTCATGGGAAAAAATTTCCATTTTGATGTAGTAGAAAAAAACGAGAAAAAGAGTAACAGTTTTACATTTAACAAAAGAGGTAAATTTGAAATTGGAAAGATTAAGGTTAGGTCTTCTTATCCTTTCGGCTTCTTTATAAGGGAAAAAGAAATTACATCAAATGAAGTATTTTTTGTTTTTCCAGAAATAAGAGATATATTAATTTCACAAAAAAATTCAATTCAACTGAACGCTTTGAGACAAGAAAACGATGGAGACTTTTACTCAGTTGACGATTATAAAGAAGGAATTGATGCAAGGAGAATTTCTTGGAAAATTTCTGCAAAATTAGGTGAAGAAAAAGTAATTATGTTTGCAAACTCAGAAGGCTCAAACTATACTATAGTTTTTAACAACTCAAAAAAATTATTTACCGAAGAGGGTTTTGAGATTGTAGTAGTAAAAATTGCATCACTTGTATACAAGCTATTCCATATACGTCTAAATTTTGACTTTATAAGTCCAAAAATAAATCTTAAGTGCACAAATTTTGAAGACTATTTAAGAATAATGCAGTATCTATCAGAAGTTACTCGTGAAGATAATGAACCTATCAGAAATACAAAGGGAATTACCTATGAAAATATCGAACTTATTTAA
- the rpsT gene encoding 30S ribosomal protein S20, with the protein MPILKASKKSVRKDEKRRERNEYFRVALKRALDFAKKSGYTEEKVREAIKIIDKLEAKGILHPNTAARKKSRLMAKFNQAKKQEATI; encoded by the coding sequence ATGCCGATATTAAAAGCATCGAAAAAATCTGTTAGAAAAGATGAAAAAAGAAGAGAAAGAAATGAATACTTTAGGGTTGCTTTAAAGAGAGCGCTCGACTTTGCAAAAAAGAGTGGATATACTGAAGAGAAGGTAAGAGAAGCAATTAAAATTATTGATAAACTTGAAGCAAAGGGTATACTTCATCCAAATACTGCTGCAAGAAAAAAGTCAAGATTAATGGCAAAATTTAATCAGGCAAAGAAACAAGAAGCAACCATATAA
- a CDS encoding YceD family protein: MKLQIDRIINEEKIEIDEVIDFSNVSMPVKIVEPVKIHLNFENLGKREVRVSGEILATLRLTCVVCLEEFDEKLKIEVDETYIPETFIENRKEERPIEELSEFTYKGSYLDTFEIVRDNILEFIPPYPKCPKCASKTEEI, translated from the coding sequence ATGAAATTGCAAATAGACAGAATTATTAATGAAGAAAAGATAGAAATTGATGAAGTTATCGACTTTTCTAATGTTTCGATGCCAGTAAAAATTGTTGAACCTGTAAAGATTCATCTTAATTTTGAAAATCTTGGTAAAAGGGAAGTACGTGTTTCAGGAGAAATTTTAGCAACACTTCGATTAACATGCGTTGTCTGTCTTGAAGAATTTGACGAAAAACTGAAAATTGAGGTAGACGAAACTTATATCCCTGAAACGTTTATCGAAAATAGAAAAGAAGAGCGTCCAATAGAAGAATTGAGTGAATTCACCTACAAGGGCTCCTATCTTGATACTTTTGAAATTGTAAGAGACAATATTCTTGAATTTATTCCACCCTACCCAAAATGTCCTAAATGTGCATCAAAAACTGAAGAAATTTGA
- a CDS encoding peroxiredoxin family protein, producing the protein MKKIVIVIAVILLIAGLLTGCSQTSTSNTTNTNNTTTQTGSNREVAPDFSWKDNNGNVIKLSDLKGKVVLLDFWATWCGPCRMTIPHVEAIYEKYKDKGVVVIGINLDTGDVSKVQQFINEQGMKYLVVTDPNSQVASLYGVNSIPRFFVIDKNGRIAKMLIGYDPNMEDVLSKEIDALLNE; encoded by the coding sequence ATGAAAAAAATTGTTATAGTTATAGCTGTAATTTTGCTTATTGCAGGGCTTCTTACTGGTTGCTCGCAAACAAGCACAAGCAATACAACGAACACCAATAATACGACCACACAAACAGGAAGTAATAGAGAAGTTGCTCCTGATTTTTCTTGGAAGGACAACAATGGAAATGTTATAAAATTATCTGATCTCAAAGGCAAAGTGGTCCTTCTTGATTTCTGGGCAACATGGTGTGGTCCTTGTAGAATGACTATCCCACATGTTGAAGCAATTTACGAAAAATATAAAGATAAAGGTGTCGTTGTTATTGGAATTAATCTTGACACTGGAGACGTGAGTAAAGTACAACAATTTATAAATGAACAAGGGATGAAATACCTTGTTGTAACGGACCCTAATAGCCAAGTTGCAAGTCTTTACGGAGTTAACAGTATTCCAAGATTCTTTGTTATCGATAAAAACGGTAGAATTGCAAAAATGCTTATTGGATATGATCCCAATATGGAGGATGTCTTATCCAAAGAAATTGATGCACTACTTAATGAGTGA
- the rpe gene encoding ribulose-phosphate 3-epimerase: MKFIVSPSIISADFTNIKEEIKKVEYFQDSFLHLDIMDGNFVPNITFGPFIGEQLRNITNIPFDTHLMINHPEKFIERFAVFSDYITFHIEETTFPFRLVNTVKGLNKKCGVSLNPSTPIEHVFDLLPYVDLLLIMSVEPGFSGQKFIKETLLKIEKAYEFRKKNGLTFLISVDGGINEETIQLVLEKGVDVLVMGNFFFKNDFNFVKSVINKYRK, translated from the coding sequence ATGAAATTTATAGTTTCTCCTTCGATTATTTCAGCAGATTTTACAAATATTAAAGAAGAAATAAAAAAGGTGGAATACTTTCAAGATAGTTTCCTTCACCTTGATATAATGGACGGTAACTTTGTTCCCAATATTACTTTTGGGCCTTTTATAGGGGAACAGTTGCGAAACATAACTAATATACCATTTGACACCCATCTTATGATTAATCATCCAGAAAAATTTATTGAAAGATTTGCAGTGTTTTCAGATTACATTACATTTCATATTGAAGAAACAACATTTCCATTTAGGCTTGTGAATACTGTAAAAGGATTAAACAAAAAATGCGGTGTTTCGCTTAATCCTTCGACACCCATTGAGCATGTTTTTGACTTGCTGCCTTATGTTGATCTGCTCTTGATTATGAGTGTTGAGCCAGGTTTTTCAGGTCAAAAATTCATAAAAGAAACTCTTTTAAAAATTGAGAAGGCTTATGAGTTTAGGAAGAAAAATGGTTTAACATTCTTAATCTCTGTTGATGGTGGAATTAACGAGGAGACGATACAACTGGTTCTTGAAAAAGGTGTAGATGTCCTTGTCATGGGAAATTTCTTCTTTAAAAACGATTTTAATTTTGTAAAAAGTGTGATTAATAAGTATAGAAAGTAA
- the holA gene encoding DNA polymerase III subunit delta, which yields MREISAIELLRELDSELPKEPLVILLGEDHYLKEQIVKKYIDKIFGNNTNNLDYIKLTGANLTYQEFVNTISLPPFFSLKLVIIKDGEQISKQNLQKILSAPIPDFSKVILVLNQRDLSTLRGNFIIVKDYTVPLNQVELWIEKKAKEYGKTITKDAIKELIRRLDTNFYALSSEIKKLAFYVGDKKEIRREIIVELVKELGEEDIFEFVNAIIFLNKDEAVRMLDYFLKDKGQENLVLSQILKTLSIYLIVNDLKNKEGLNLKSINEYIASLFGTYLRTKTLEEIIKNLERINIDNIVKQYNVFVEFDIKSKRGEIDLPLTLRNYILTKVS from the coding sequence ATGAGGGAAATTTCTGCAATAGAACTTTTAAGAGAACTTGATAGCGAACTCCCAAAAGAGCCTTTGGTAATACTTTTAGGAGAAGACCACTACCTTAAGGAACAGATTGTCAAAAAATATATAGATAAAATTTTTGGTAATAATACAAACAATCTTGATTACATAAAGCTTACGGGGGCAAATTTAACATACCAAGAATTTGTAAACACAATTTCTTTGCCCCCCTTCTTTTCTTTGAAACTTGTAATTATAAAAGATGGGGAACAAATCTCTAAACAGAACTTGCAGAAAATTTTAAGTGCTCCAATTCCAGATTTTTCGAAAGTGATACTTGTTTTAAACCAAAGAGATTTAAGTACCCTTAGAGGGAACTTTATTATTGTTAAAGATTACACCGTTCCTCTCAATCAGGTGGAACTTTGGATTGAGAAGAAGGCAAAAGAGTATGGAAAGACAATCACAAAAGATGCAATAAAGGAATTAATTAGGAGACTTGATACAAATTTTTATGCCCTTTCATCTGAAATTAAAAAACTTGCCTTCTATGTCGGAGATAAAAAGGAGATTAGAAGAGAAATAATTGTTGAACTTGTAAAAGAATTAGGTGAAGAGGATATCTTTGAGTTTGTTAATGCAATAATATTTCTAAACAAAGATGAAGCAGTCAGAATGCTTGATTATTTTTTGAAAGACAAAGGACAAGAAAATCTTGTGTTATCACAAATTTTAAAAACCTTGTCTATATATCTAATCGTAAATGACCTAAAAAATAAGGAAGGATTAAACCTCAAATCTATTAATGAGTATATTGCATCACTTTTTGGAACATATCTTAGAACTAAAACACTTGAAGAAATTATAAAAAATCTTGAAAGAATTAACATTGATAACATAGTAAAGCAATACAACGTCTTTGTCGAATTTGACATAAAATCAAAAAGGGGGGAGATTGACCTTCCCCTGACGCTACGAAATTATATTTTAACAAAAGTCTCTTGA
- a CDS encoding PASTA domain-containing protein gives MKNAINKILIFLIVVLLFTGCAQSNTEVVKVPNFIGMKATEAQSLAKNNGLILQVVTTQPSATYPIDTIISQDPAEGAEVKKGGIVKIILSSGFSTITVPDVVNKDFKDARQLIFDAGLTIGEIKEVEVDVPIGTVISQSPDPNTIVQPGTKVDLTVSIGTFVIVPNVIGKSVDEAKTILESAGLVLYKVDVFNQEVPNAPPNTVLYQYPMPDAKVQKGTQVLLRISK, from the coding sequence ATGAAAAATGCAATTAACAAAATATTGATATTTTTAATTGTAGTATTGTTATTTACAGGATGTGCACAAAGTAATACTGAGGTTGTTAAGGTTCCAAATTTTATTGGAATGAAGGCAACAGAGGCGCAGTCTCTTGCAAAAAATAACGGCCTTATCCTTCAGGTTGTTACAACCCAACCAAGCGCAACTTATCCTATTGACACAATTATTTCACAAGATCCGGCGGAAGGTGCGGAAGTTAAAAAAGGCGGCATAGTTAAAATCATTTTGAGTTCTGGTTTTTCAACGATTACAGTCCCTGATGTTGTGAATAAGGATTTTAAAGACGCAAGGCAACTCATTTTTGATGCAGGACTTACCATAGGGGAAATAAAAGAGGTTGAAGTTGACGTACCCATTGGAACTGTTATTTCTCAGTCACCAGATCCAAACACAATTGTACAGCCGGGAACAAAAGTTGATTTAACAGTTAGCATTGGTACTTTTGTTATCGTCCCAAATGTAATCGGTAAGAGTGTTGACGAGGCAAAGACGATTTTAGAAAGCGCAGGTCTTGTGTTGTATAAAGTTGATGTGTTTAATCAAGAGGTTCCAAATGCTCCACCAAATACAGTTCTTTATCAATATCCAATGCCGGATGCGAAAGTGCAAAAAGGTACACAAGTTCTTCTGAGGATTTCAAAATGA
- the trxA gene encoding thioredoxin, with product MEVNETNFRDEVLNSPIPVLVDFWAEWCVPCKMIEPIVLELEKEYAGKLKVVRVNVDENQNLAIEYGIMSIPTLGIFVNGLMVDQIVGAVPKRVIVDKLKKYLLPN from the coding sequence ATGGAAGTAAATGAAACAAACTTTAGGGATGAAGTTTTAAATTCCCCGATACCGGTTCTTGTGGATTTTTGGGCTGAATGGTGTGTACCTTGCAAAATGATTGAGCCAATTGTATTGGAACTTGAAAAAGAATACGCAGGGAAATTAAAAGTTGTAAGGGTTAACGTAGATGAAAACCAAAACCTTGCAATTGAGTATGGCATCATGAGTATTCCAACGCTTGGAATATTTGTAAACGGCTTGATGGTTGATCAGATAGTTGGCGCTGTCCCAAAAAGAGTTATTGTTGACAAATTAAAAAAGTATTTATTACCTAATTAA
- the asnS gene encoding asparagine--tRNA ligase: MYINEAKDNVGKFVEIKGWVYNMRTSGKIVFVLVRDGTGIMQCVVSKNEVSEDTFEKAKRLTQESSVIVRGTVREEKRAPFGYELDLKELEIVHLTQDYPITPKEHGVGFLMEHRHLWLRSKRQWAILRIRHRIAKSLRDFFDSRGFTLIDAPILTPAACEGTTTLFETDYFGEKAYLSQSGQLYMEAAAMAFGKVYCFGPAFRAEKSKTRRHLMEFWMLEPEVAYLTFEENLKLQEEMVSYVIQEVLKHCKTELEIIERDIKPLEKVVPPFPRLHYRDAIELLNKKGFNVKFGDDFGGDEETALSNEFEKPVFIHHFPKEIKAFYMQPDPDDPETVLAADLLAPEGYGEIIGGSQRIHDYDLLLKRMQENNLPIENYQWYLDLRKYGTVPHSGFGIGLERTLAWIAKLPHVRETIPFPRMLEKIYP, translated from the coding sequence ATGTATATAAACGAAGCAAAAGATAATGTTGGAAAATTTGTAGAGATAAAAGGATGGGTTTACAACATGCGCACAAGTGGAAAAATTGTGTTTGTACTTGTGCGTGATGGCACTGGTATTATGCAGTGCGTTGTCTCGAAAAACGAAGTAAGCGAGGACACTTTTGAGAAGGCAAAAAGACTTACTCAGGAGTCTTCAGTTATTGTAAGGGGAACTGTTAGAGAAGAAAAACGTGCCCCTTTTGGTTACGAACTTGACCTCAAAGAACTTGAAATTGTTCATCTTACGCAGGATTACCCCATAACACCAAAAGAGCATGGCGTAGGATTTTTGATGGAACACAGACACCTATGGCTACGATCAAAAAGGCAATGGGCAATCCTACGCATAAGGCACAGAATTGCAAAATCACTTAGGGACTTTTTTGATTCAAGAGGATTTACTCTTATTGATGCACCGATTCTAACACCCGCTGCATGCGAAGGTACAACAACATTATTTGAAACAGATTATTTCGGTGAAAAAGCATACCTTTCACAAAGCGGTCAACTGTATATGGAAGCAGCGGCAATGGCTTTTGGAAAAGTTTATTGTTTTGGTCCTGCATTCAGAGCAGAAAAATCAAAAACAAGAAGACACCTTATGGAGTTTTGGATGCTTGAGCCGGAAGTGGCGTATTTAACATTTGAAGAGAACCTAAAACTTCAAGAAGAGATGGTTTCATATGTTATTCAGGAAGTTTTAAAACATTGCAAAACAGAATTGGAAATTATCGAAAGAGACATTAAGCCACTTGAAAAAGTAGTGCCGCCTTTCCCAAGGTTACACTATAGGGATGCAATTGAACTTCTCAATAAGAAAGGCTTTAATGTGAAGTTTGGTGATGACTTCGGGGGAGACGAAGAAACAGCACTTTCAAACGAATTCGAAAAACCAGTCTTTATACACCACTTCCCCAAAGAAATAAAGGCATTCTACATGCAACCAGATCCAGATGATCCAGAAACAGTTCTTGCAGCAGACCTACTTGCGCCTGAAGGATATGGAGAAATCATTGGTGGAAGCCAAAGAATTCATGATTATGATTTACTTTTGAAGAGAATGCAAGAAAATAATCTTCCAATTGAAAACTACCAGTGGTATCTTGACCTAAGAAAATATGGTACAGTCCCTCACAGTGGTTTTGGTATAGGGTTAGAGAGAACTCTCGCATGGATAGCAAAACTCCCACATGTAAGAGAAACAATACCATTCCCACGTATGCTTGAGAAAATATATCCATGA
- the coaD gene encoding pantetheine-phosphate adenylyltransferase codes for MKKIVTYPGTFDPITNGHLEIIERASKIFDEVAVLVAKRDEKNTLFSLDERIEIVKSCVTHIKNVKVDKLDKLLVDYLKEHKINLVLRGLRSYKDFEYEKEMFEANITMLKDLEIIFMIATPHTAFISSSLIKEIALNGGDVSQFVPKEVNKRLKEKLRR; via the coding sequence ATGAAGAAGATAGTTACATATCCAGGAACATTTGACCCTATCACAAATGGGCATCTTGAAATAATTGAAAGAGCAAGCAAAATTTTTGATGAAGTTGCTGTACTTGTTGCCAAAAGGGACGAAAAAAATACTCTGTTTTCTTTAGATGAGAGAATTGAAATTGTTAAAAGTTGTGTAACTCATATTAAAAATGTGAAAGTAGACAAACTTGATAAATTGCTGGTCGATTATTTGAAAGAGCATAAAATAAATTTGGTATTAAGAGGACTCCGCTCCTATAAGGATTTTGAATATGAAAAGGAGATGTTTGAAGCAAATATAACAATGTTGAAAGACCTCGAAATAATTTTCATGATTGCAACACCACATACCGCATTTATAAGTTCAAGCCTTATTAAAGAAATCGCTCTTAACGGTGGTGATGTATCACAGTTTGTTCCAAAAGAAGTGAATAAAAGATTAAAAGAAAAATTAAGGAGATGA
- a CDS encoding AAA family ATPase produces MEIDPRIKKIVDNIEKVILGKREIILLSLVPLIAEGHLIYIDVPGVGKTTLGESIARSIDVATSRIQFTADLLPTDIIGITVFNKETSQFEFRKGPIFANIVIGDEINRAPPKTQSALLEGMSERTVSVENKRYSLPNPFIVIATENPVEFAGTYPLPESELDRFMLSLEVGYPEPTTEIKILQNGKKLEAKDLNPVLSLNELMDIISEAKEVLVEESVLNYIYEIVRKTRMSKFIRLGLSTRGAIDFVKAVKAFAKIMGRNFVIPEDVKKLAKPVLKHRLIFKEYEEKFKDEIIENIVFETQVPI; encoded by the coding sequence ATGGAAATAGATCCGAGAATAAAAAAGATAGTGGATAATATTGAGAAGGTTATCTTAGGAAAAAGAGAAATTATTCTTCTTTCGCTTGTACCTCTCATTGCAGAAGGACATCTCATATACATTGATGTACCAGGTGTCGGCAAGACAACTCTTGGAGAGTCAATTGCAAGATCAATCGATGTTGCAACCTCGAGAATTCAATTTACCGCAGACTTATTACCCACAGATATAATTGGAATAACTGTTTTTAATAAAGAAACTTCACAGTTTGAATTTAGAAAGGGCCCAATATTTGCAAATATTGTAATCGGAGATGAAATTAACAGAGCACCACCAAAAACGCAATCTGCCTTGCTCGAAGGAATGAGCGAAAGGACAGTTTCGGTTGAAAACAAGCGCTACTCACTTCCAAATCCTTTTATAGTTATTGCAACAGAGAACCCAGTTGAATTTGCAGGCACATATCCACTTCCTGAAAGCGAACTTGATAGATTCATGCTTTCTTTAGAAGTTGGATACCCAGAGCCTACAACAGAGATAAAAATTCTTCAAAACGGTAAGAAACTTGAAGCAAAAGATTTAAACCCAGTGCTATCCTTAAATGAGCTAATGGATATTATTAGTGAGGCAAAAGAGGTTCTTGTAGAGGAATCCGTTTTGAATTACATATACGAAATTGTTAGGAAAACGCGTATGTCAAAATTTATAAGACTTGGATTAAGCACAAGAGGTGCAATAGACTTTGTAAAAGCAGTAAAGGCATTTGCAAAAATCATGGGGAGAAATTTCGTAATTCCTGAAGATGTAAAAAAACTTGCAAAACCCGTTCTTAAACACAGGCTAATTTTCAAAGAGTATGAAGAGAAGTTTAAAGATGAAATCATTGAAAACATTGTTTTTGAAACGCAAGTTCCCATATAG
- a CDS encoding transglutaminase family protein: protein MKISNLFKFSSLCISFLFFSLSSIAFVMLIYNGLILLLIFPILACILKDTRVSKDFKKGFEIFPLLTFLFLLAVRADLFVVVSSLLLASISAKFVLSNDPKDYFEIFVVGLMLSLLSSIGTIAFGFGIVAIFFLISSFFFLIQTQFKNSIPLKKSAPDKKDIFIYIATSLLFSLILFFSLPRFTLGVIHGNPIGAKATSNFSEDVSIDSNPITLDYSIVMRIEKNKQNMPLYISGLRYTTFLNGKWYKSEQKEKVYPDLLGVFLERTMKKATIYLEPNNTNVIFMVDYARGIYGNFNLIYKDNIGNLFFETPFFKTVKYDSFFEDFPLKEKLSNEDLKRYLDVRGVNPQIIELANSISKNSSKQTDKLNAILNYLKTSNEYSLNPTARNIDDFMLNHASGYCEHFATAFVILARASNIPARLVSGFVTTEWNDTLKYYIVRAKDAHTWAEVYMNNAWVRIDPTPPSQTQVSKISLFADSIRMFWYKNFVTYNVESQVRLFSNIQETFTNFGKNTLNLVEVLRSNIYSVLIIGLLILVSSLIKKRKRNQIDIITKKIINLIGNDKSENETILEFAKRKRKDKELQILLNLYYEYRFGKKYWLKDAISKMIKDFQSQKSLLTN from the coding sequence ATGAAAATATCGAACTTATTTAAATTTAGTAGTCTTTGTATTTCTTTTCTGTTTTTTTCACTTTCCTCCATTGCTTTTGTCATGCTTATTTACAATGGACTTATATTGCTTCTAATTTTTCCTATTCTTGCTTGTATCTTAAAGGATACACGAGTATCAAAAGACTTTAAAAAAGGATTTGAAATTTTTCCACTGCTTACTTTCCTCTTTCTTCTTGCAGTTAGAGCAGATTTATTTGTAGTGGTATCGTCTTTGCTTCTTGCCTCCATAAGTGCCAAATTCGTTCTTTCAAACGACCCAAAGGACTACTTTGAGATTTTTGTTGTAGGGCTAATGCTTTCGCTTCTTTCATCTATTGGAACAATAGCCTTCGGATTCGGTATTGTTGCAATATTTTTCCTCATATCGTCGTTCTTTTTTCTTATACAAACTCAATTCAAAAATTCCATACCTTTAAAAAAATCGGCACCAGATAAAAAAGACATATTTATATATATTGCTACTTCACTCTTATTTTCGCTTATTCTATTTTTCTCCCTTCCACGCTTCACTTTGGGAGTAATTCATGGAAATCCAATTGGCGCTAAGGCAACTTCAAATTTCTCTGAAGATGTCTCAATAGATTCAAATCCAATTACGCTTGATTACTCCATAGTGATGAGGATAGAAAAAAATAAACAAAATATGCCACTTTACATTTCGGGATTAAGATACACGACTTTTTTAAACGGAAAGTGGTACAAAAGCGAGCAAAAAGAGAAAGTTTATCCAGATTTATTAGGCGTTTTTCTCGAAAGAACTATGAAAAAGGCTACAATTTACCTCGAACCAAATAATACCAATGTAATATTTATGGTTGATTATGCAAGAGGAATTTATGGAAATTTTAACCTTATATACAAAGATAACATCGGGAATCTTTTCTTTGAAACTCCCTTTTTTAAAACCGTAAAATATGATTCATTTTTCGAGGACTTTCCACTGAAAGAAAAATTATCAAACGAAGATTTAAAAAGGTACTTAGACGTGAGAGGTGTTAATCCTCAAATAATTGAACTTGCAAATTCAATTAGTAAGAACTCATCTAAGCAAACAGACAAACTAAACGCAATACTCAACTATTTAAAAACATCAAACGAATATTCTTTAAACCCAACCGCAAGAAATATAGACGATTTTATGTTAAACCATGCAAGTGGCTATTGTGAGCACTTTGCAACAGCGTTTGTTATACTTGCAAGAGCATCAAATATCCCCGCTCGTCTTGTGTCTGGTTTTGTAACAACGGAGTGGAATGATACCCTCAAATATTACATTGTGAGAGCAAAAGATGCTCATACGTGGGCAGAAGTTTATATGAACAATGCCTGGGTTAGGATTGACCCAACGCCACCTTCGCAAACGCAAGTTAGTAAAATAAGTTTATTTGCTGACTCAATAAGGATGTTTTGGTACAAAAACTTTGTAACATACAATGTTGAATCACAAGTAAGACTATTTTCAAATATACAAGAAACTTTCACGAATTTTGGGAAAAACACTCTCAACTTAGTAGAAGTTCTGAGATCAAATATTTACTCCGTTTTAATAATTGGCTTGTTAATATTAGTTTCTTCCTTGATAAAGAAAAGAAAGAGAAATCAAATAGATATAATAACGAAGAAAATAATAAACCTCATTGGAAACGATAAAAGTGAGAACGAAACAATCCTTGAATTTGCAAAAAGAAAGAGGAAAGATAAAGAATTGCAAATCCTTCTGAATCTGTATTACGAATACAGGTTTGGTAAAAAATACTGGTTAAAAGATGCGATTAGTAAAATGATAAAGGACTTTCAAAGTCAAAAAAGCTTATTGACAAATTAA